The Coffea arabica cultivar ET-39 chromosome 2c, Coffea Arabica ET-39 HiFi, whole genome shotgun sequence genome includes the window ATTTTTTGATAATATGCTTCAGTTATCATTATTCTTGTTCATTTCCCTGATCTATTCTTTAGTTGGTGGAGAAATTCAAATAACAAGAATATTTCTTGAATAATCTAATTGAAGAACTCATTTCTTGATGAATCTAGTTGAAGAACTCACTCAGTCTTAAGTGATTTTGTCCACCAACTGTGGGTAAGTGTAAGGAGCTCTAAGTACTCCCAAGAAGTCGGGGTTTGACTGTCCTTACAACATTCTGTGGTCTATCTTCTCTCAATGATTCGAGGCACTCTTGTATAGAGCCTTAGCTTTGGTGCTAACATAAGTGTGCTGGAGTCTTTCTAGATATAGGTAGTGTGACGTTGGCATAATGTTCCTTGCCATGATGTCATTGGGTAGCCTACCTACCATTGAGAGGATGGAAAAAACATTTTGTCCTCCCTTACACATAATATGGCATTATTGTGCCTGTGAACAGATCCACTTCAAAACAGCAGTTATACTGTGATTATCTGTTTTTAAGAGTTAGTTTATGTCTAAATGCTAAAGTGCTGCTCCAATCTCCTTTTCTCCCAAAAACTTCTGCAAGAGAGAGATATATCATGACTGTTCATCATTATTCCTACAGATGATGATAAATTGACTCTGATGTTTTGGCATGACCGTACACCCTAATCATCAGATGGTTTTGAATTTTCCAAGTTCAGTTAGTGCTTGGTATGACGCAAATGTTCCTTCCTCTTTGCTTccagagaaaaaagaaatgacGGGCCTGGCTGTCGGTGTTGCCAGCATGAAATGTGGTGAACGTTCTCTGTTACATGTTGGTTGGGAACTAGGGTATGGGAAACAaggaaacttttcttttccaaatgtTCCACCCATGGCAGATATTATATATGAAGTTGAGCTAATTGGCTTTGATGAAACTAAAGAAGTAAGTTCTTATGCTGCTTTGTGAAGAAtgtttcttctctttttgttgTGCTTGAACAATTTATCTGGACTTGGTAACCTATGTAACTATttaaaaagggaaaagctcGTAGTGATATGACTGTAGAGGAAAGAATCGGTGCTGCAGACAGAAGAAagatggatggaaatgatttgtTTAAAGAAGATAAATTGGCAGAGGCTATGCAACAGTATGAAATGGTAACACACTCTTTTTGGAGCTTTTCTGATGACTAATTAGTTCTATTGATAGTCAAACTTGTATTTAACATGTTTTGATATCCTTTGTATGTCTCAGGCAATAGCATATATGGGAGATGACTTTATGTTTCAATTGTTTGGTAAGTACCGAGACATGGCTTTGGCAGTAAAGAATCCCTGCCACCTTAACATGGCAGCATCTCTGATAAAGCTCAAGCGCTTTGATGAAGCCATCATGCATTGCAGCATTGTATGTATGCAGTTTCTGAAATTTGCTATTCCTGTAGAGATTGTTCCTGTCCTCATTGTCTTTGCAATTTGATATTCCCTTTGTGAAGAGTTTTCCTgttctctttttctcctttcttgGGTGCAATCACATGCATACCTATCTGGAGTTTCATTTTTTAAGCTGCTGTTGGCACTTGCATTTTTATATGCCAACTGATCTGCTTGTGCTATTCTTTACATTATTCTGTTTTTTATATTGCTGCCATTTGTTTATTCTGGCTCTAAAGTGTagcctctccctctctctctctcgtatCCACATACATATGAACCTTTTGCTCTTCTTATTTTTTGTGTACTTGAATACATCATTGTACTGATGTAGATATGTATATTGTGATGTCATTTCTGTCATTTTTTCTATTCTGGAACTACTATATTATTGTAATTAACTGCATTTGAAAATTTGTATTGACAAAAGATTGGATGTTCCATGATAAATTGCTGGATCAAAATTTGATCTTCAGGTGTTGTCTGAGGATGAAAATAATGTCAAAGCATTGTTCAGACGAGGGAAAGCTAGAGCAGAACTTGGGCAGACAGATGCAGCTCGAGAAGATTTCCAAAAGGCACGTAAATTTGCCCCTGAAGATAAAGCAATTGCAAAAGAGTTACGCTTGCTTGCTGAACATGACAAGGCTGTTTACCAGAAACAAAAGGAGCTATATAAAGGATTATTTGGACCAAGGCCAGAGGCCCAACCAAATCAAAGTAATTGGTTGGTTATAATCTGGCATTGGCTTGTTTCAATATTCTGTCACCTTTTCAGGCGTGAGAGGCACAAGATTGACTGAATTGATCTTTGGAGCATGTTGAATTTTCTTGTTTATGAAGTCAATTAAATCTGTTAGTGGTCAATTGACTTCTTCATGCATTGCAATACCCATAGCCTACATATTGGTAACATTGAATTCTGTTTGTGGAGTCAATGTTTTTGGTTCATTTCATGTCTTTATGGGCATGTTAATGACGGAAAACTTTGATCAAGCTAACTAGAAAAATGTTTTTGAGTTTGTAATAGTTGTATCTTTGGAGGTTGTTGCTTTTAGCTACTATTACCTTTCAATGGGTTTGTGCTTTGGCACTGTATCTGGTGAGACTTTTCGCTACCTGTGCACCTACTTTGCAAACTTGTTCTCTATCATCTAGAGATTTTCGCTACCTGAGTTTGTAGCAAAGTACTTGTGGATTGTTCTCTATCATCTCTCACCACAAGTACTTGACAAGTTGCTTGATCTAGAGATTTAAGTACTTTTTCCAAAGCTCGTGgacacaaaatttgaaatttgcatACAACTTAAATATGCATATAATGAGTAGAATGGAGGAAACAGGACGGAGAAGATGCATAGCGACAGAAGGGAGTTGAAGAAATGCAGTACGGCAAGGAGAAAATATTATTGAAATTAACGTTCTTGATATGAGGTTCAGCTCCTGGAGCATCTTGTTTCTGGAAGTTCCTCATGGTCTTCTCAGGTTTCAAATTTGTGTTCAAAGTACCGTGCTACATATCACTTTATAACCTGATTTATTCCACAGGAAATTTGTCACTTGATATTTCAGTTGCTCGTGTGGGCATATGATGGCTGTGTGGTAAGCATTGATGGAAAAGTTTTGAATGGTTATGGTTAAGGCAGATTCAGCATGACATTTCCTATGTACTGTTTGTTGTTACTGAAATAATCAACTAACTTTTCATGTATGTTTCCTATAGTGCTTTTGTTCTGGTGTCTTCCTACTGAGAAGATGCTTTATAGACCTGGGGAGATTATATTGCCTTGTCAGTTTGAACTTCCAAATGTCCTGAGGCTTGAGTTTTTAAAATCACTAGCGTCCCAGATGCTTGGAGTGACACCATGCAGGAATTGCCCGTACTTCCTGAATTTCCAAAACCCCCAACCTCTGCCCAAGAATAATAAAATCTTATAATGCCGTTTACCTGTATGATCTGTTTCCTTCAGTTTTGTCGCCTATGTACTGCATCTTAAATTTATACAGAAGCCTGTAATGATACTTGTTTATGGTGCGGATGATTCTCACAGGCTCATGTAAGTATGGTTCACAGAGTCGGCCGAGTCCGAGACGATTCGGGAAAGTCATCAGTGGAACGGAGCTCTCCGTTCCGATACCGGGACGAGATGACTACGAGATACATGGATCGCCAAAAAATCTCTGAGACAGATAGAACGGTCAAATCACACCGAGTCGTCCTGAGTTAATTCGAATTCAACTAAAATCgagttaattttttatttattttgtttagcatattttttgtatattattcacaatttttagaatattaaatattttaaaatttgcaTTTCGCCAAGATCGCGATCGATATGTCGAAATCGATGTGAAATGGTCTGAGCCAGGATCGGGACTTTGAACCGTGCATGTAACCTCTTACCTAAGCTTAGTACCCAATGATGTAGATAAATGTTGCTCTTATTTGTCAATTAAGTACACAATGAGTTCTAAATATCGTGCTATTGCTTCTAGATCAATCTGTGATCTACCGTCAAATTCTTCTTATGAACCTATGAAACATATGTGGAATTGAATTATTTACAAATGATTTACTTGTAATTCAAGTGGAAAACTGGAAACCATTCTATTATCTCTCACTCTACACAGAAGTTCTACAAAACCCTCTTCTAACGAGGAAAAGAAATTGAACAGAAGTATGATAAAACCCGTTTATAGTAGGAGAGGATATACAAATCAAAAGACGAGATCCATGAAGGATTTTTCTTCTACCAAGGTTGTTGCACCATGGACACCCAGGCACAGTAAGCACAAACAAGCTTCTGAGATATATAAACATATACAGCAAATGATAAACTCATCAATGTCAAGTCTTTCCAATCACCCTTCTGCTTTGGACTCAAATTATCTCTCAATCCCTTTCCAAGCTTTTGCAGACTCAGACAAAGCTGGGGAAAGActatcttcttctccttcttttccTGCTTTTCGTCTGAACTTATTGGATCGATGGATTCTCTGTTCTGGCAGGAAACTGAGATGGGAATTCTTGGATCATtcttgggttggagttgttgtATCAAACCGCTTTTGCTGTGGAAGTAATGACCAATGAAAAGTGCAGCCATAGTGGGGAAAAAGGCATCAAGATTTTGAAGTCTTTCTGGAGTGGTTGTTGACACAAATGAAGAAGGATGTGGTTTTGAAGAAATCTCAGTTGTTTTGTTTGGAGTTTTGGCTATTGTGCAGAGTCTAGATAAGAGTGAGTATCACCATCAAGATAATTGCACAAAATATCTCATATTGAGAGTAGGCAATTCATGCCTTGTCTTGTGCTTTTTGACTACAATCAAATGTAGATCATGTTTGAATGGCTCTCCTGTTTTCATTCATGTTCTCTTTCGttttcacaaaataagcataATATACATCATTTTTTATTAAGTAAACATAATAATATTCACACAGTACAAAAAATTTATAGGAATGGATTGTAGATTTGTAaataagtttgaaatgaaaatcaaataCTTGAGTAATGAAGTTGACTCCAAGAAAATCAGATTGAAATCCAAGAAAATATCTCAGATGAGTAAAacatctaatatatatatatatatatatatatatatatatatatatatatatatatggcacTTCATGATTATCATGTCCCTAGGGTTCTTTTATAAAATTATGCAAGTATAACAATTAAATGAGTATAAAAATGAATATCTCGACTTAGTTTGGTCATAAACTTCCAAATTTTGGCAAACTTTTATGAATAACATGAATGGATGTTTGTTCTTTACCGTATGTCATAGACATTTTATATGTAGATGTCAAATGACAAATACTTAATAAATAAGGATAATAAATgttgtaaataaaaaatttaagaaagcaaaattttaaaaaaaaaaaaaaagataacaacTTCACTTTGTTTTTAGGCCCAAAATACAAGATAAGGTCAATT containing:
- the LOC113727093 gene encoding peptidyl-prolyl cis-trans isomerase FKBP42-like isoform X1; this encodes MVEVEEQQQQSQSTDAEAETGSEIVTEGSSVVHGDPPQDGSGPPRVDSEVEVLQEKVTKQIIKEGHGQKPSKYSTCFLHYRAWTESTTHKFEDTWQEQQPLELILGKEKKEMTGLAVGVASMKCGERSLLHVGWELGYGKQGNFSFPNVPPMADIIYEVELIGFDETKEGKARSDMTVEERIGAADRRKMDGNDLFKEDKLAEAMQQYEMAIAYMGDDFMFQLFGKYRDMALAVKNPCHLNMAASLIKLKRFDEAIMHCSIVLSEDENNVKALFRRGKARAELGQTDAAREDFQKARKFAPEDKAIAKELRLLAEHDKAVYQKQKELYKGLFGPRPEAQPNQSNWLVIIWHWLVSIFCHLFRRERHKID
- the LOC113727093 gene encoding peptidyl-prolyl cis-trans isomerase FKBP42-like isoform X2, whose translation is METLLKMVVVLPGLIPKWKYSKKKSQSKLSRKVMARSHRNTQHASVSLHCESSEFLACVSVHYRAWTESTTHKFEDTWQEQQPLELILGKEKKEMTGLAVGVASMKCGERSLLHVGWELGYGKQGNFSFPNVPPMADIIYEVELIGFDETKEGKARSDMTVEERIGAADRRKMDGNDLFKEDKLAEAMQQYEMAIAYMGDDFMFQLFGKYRDMALAVKNPCHLNMAASLIKLKRFDEAIMHCSIVLSEDENNVKALFRRGKARAELGQTDAAREDFQKARKFAPEDKAIAKELRLLAEHDKAVYQKQKELYKGLFGPRPEAQPNQSNWLVIIWHWLVSIFCHLFRRERHKID